In the Bacillus shivajii genome, one interval contains:
- a CDS encoding Na+/H+ antiporter NhaC family protein: MEYGFLALIPPLLAIIIALKTKQTLVSLFAGVWIGATIIYNWNPLVGFVSTISDFIIPSIADSWNAGLLILVTLAGGFVHILKVSGAAQAFAQAATKRINTRKRAQTTTWASAFAFSYTEPVLILGTIMRPITDRLKVSRVKLAYILDSMGASLAAMSPISSYGPFITGLIGTQLVAIGLSDNPWGLFLAMIPYNLYGIFAMITVLFVVRTGLDIGPMYYAEKRAVETGELVGKDDKPLMVDQDDELPENYNLTMKNFLVPMGLLFVTIFGVIFWSGDIIANGFRDSFIEGNIVLAISTGFVVGSIGAIFVSITTGLHNFKDSVDEWTKGIKNLIIVPMILVLAWSIGGVANEMGLGAYLSQIADSYLHAGIIPAIIFALGAIIAFSTGSSWGVFAIMMPIAIPMADALGVPLPLVIGAVISGGLFGDHCSPISDTTILASTGAACDHIEHVNTQLPYALTVGGAAFLGFLVGGFTGVPWIGIITTTVAIVIALYLLNKYVKRRVDDSKVDNNLSV; encoded by the coding sequence ATGGAATATGGGTTTTTAGCACTTATCCCACCTTTGTTAGCTATTATTATTGCCTTAAAAACAAAACAGACACTCGTCTCATTATTTGCAGGTGTATGGATCGGAGCAACAATTATTTATAACTGGAATCCTCTTGTCGGCTTTGTCAGTACAATTTCAGATTTTATTATTCCTTCCATTGCTGATTCTTGGAATGCAGGGCTTCTCATTCTTGTTACTTTAGCCGGAGGTTTTGTGCATATTTTAAAAGTTTCAGGTGCAGCACAAGCATTTGCTCAAGCTGCGACTAAGAGAATCAATACGAGAAAACGAGCTCAAACAACAACTTGGGCAAGTGCTTTTGCATTCTCTTATACGGAACCAGTTCTTATTTTAGGTACAATTATGCGCCCAATCACAGACAGATTGAAAGTATCTCGTGTAAAACTTGCATACATTCTCGACTCTATGGGAGCTTCCTTAGCAGCGATGTCTCCAATAAGCAGCTATGGTCCATTTATTACAGGGTTAATTGGTACCCAGCTAGTAGCCATTGGATTATCGGATAATCCTTGGGGATTATTCTTAGCAATGATTCCTTATAACTTATATGGAATTTTTGCAATGATTACAGTTTTATTTGTCGTCCGCACCGGCTTAGATATCGGCCCGATGTATTATGCTGAAAAGCGCGCTGTAGAAACAGGTGAACTTGTCGGAAAAGATGATAAACCGTTAATGGTCGACCAAGATGATGAACTTCCTGAAAACTATAATCTAACGATGAAGAACTTTTTAGTTCCAATGGGGCTACTCTTTGTAACGATTTTCGGCGTAATTTTTTGGTCAGGTGATATCATCGCAAATGGGTTTAGAGACTCATTTATAGAAGGAAATATTGTCCTTGCCATCTCTACCGGCTTTGTCGTTGGTTCTATCGGTGCCATTTTTGTTTCTATCACAACTGGTTTGCATAATTTCAAAGATTCAGTCGATGAATGGACAAAAGGAATTAAAAACCTTATCATTGTACCAATGATTCTTGTCCTAGCTTGGTCAATTGGTGGAGTAGCAAATGAGATGGGACTAGGTGCATATTTATCGCAAATCGCTGACAGTTATTTGCATGCTGGAATTATCCCTGCAATCATTTTTGCACTCGGTGCGATCATTGCCTTCTCGACAGGAAGTTCATGGGGTGTTTTTGCCATTATGATGCCAATTGCCATTCCGATGGCAGATGCACTTGGAGTTCCGCTTCCATTAGTCATCGGTGCCGTCATTAGTGGTGGATTATTTGGAGATCACTGTTCACCAATTTCAGATACTACGATCCTCGCTTCAACAGGGGCAGCTTGTGACCATATTGAACACGTGAATACACAGCTTCCTTATGCTCTTACTGTTGGAGGAGCTGCATTTCTTGGGTTTCTTGTAGGAGGCTTCACAGGCGTTCCATGGATCGGAATAATTACTACAACGGTCGCGATTGTTATCGCCCTTTATCTATTAAACAAGTATGTCAAACGCAGAGTTGATGATTCGAAGGTCGACAATAATTTAAGTGTATAA
- a CDS encoding FCD domain-containing protein: protein MKKRMNKSVSVQQIDEYHFFSTKGELTEYLLLKKMAESETPLGSWVLKAMLEENGLDVSIATVGRILKALDAKKHSKLIDNQGRILTEKGEHHVTNLTEEVERMMLHNHLMKASKPQDLAELHDLVLARKTIECETARLAAIRAEPHHLDALYQSIHQHEHDVSNKKDPNPIACDFHEKVAEASKNRFLIASLNILIYEEIKLEAKISDLVTRERGEEYGNHHQLIADAIKNKDPELAVKQMNIHMDTLIRAIEEQSIDETFFKGGDS from the coding sequence ATGAAAAAACGAATGAATAAAAGTGTTAGTGTTCAACAAATAGATGAATATCACTTCTTCTCAACTAAGGGGGAGCTAACTGAATACCTTTTACTTAAAAAGATGGCTGAATCTGAAACTCCGCTCGGATCTTGGGTTTTAAAGGCAATGCTTGAAGAAAACGGTTTAGACGTGAGTATTGCCACCGTCGGAAGAATATTGAAGGCTCTAGATGCAAAAAAACATAGCAAACTTATTGATAATCAAGGAAGAATTCTAACAGAAAAAGGAGAACATCACGTTACAAATTTAACTGAAGAAGTGGAACGAATGATGCTACACAATCATTTAATGAAGGCTTCAAAACCACAAGATTTAGCCGAGCTTCACGACTTAGTTTTAGCTAGAAAAACGATTGAATGTGAAACAGCAAGACTAGCAGCAATAAGAGCAGAGCCTCACCATCTCGATGCACTATATCAGTCTATCCATCAACACGAACATGATGTCTCCAATAAAAAAGATCCAAATCCTATCGCCTGTGACTTTCATGAGAAAGTAGCTGAAGCTTCAAAAAATCGTTTTTTAATTGCTTCATTAAATATTCTCATATACGAGGAGATAAAACTGGAGGCAAAAATTTCTGATTTAGTTACTAGAGAACGAGGCGAAGAGTACGGGAATCACCATCAACTAATCGCAGATGCGATTAAAAATAAAGATCCCGAGCTTGCCGTAAAACAAATGAATATTCATATGGACACGCTAATACGTGCCATTGAAGAACAAAGTATTGATGAGACATTTTTTAAAGGTGGTGATTCATAA
- a CDS encoding nuclear transport factor 2 family protein: MNKAEELAQKQLDAYNNGDIDAFIDVYAEDVQVFDFPSNELKFSGLAEMRERYGKLFKENPNQHAALLSRMSKGKIVFDHEHVTGRANGQEVYAIAMYEVEGDKIKNVWFVR; this comes from the coding sequence ATGAATAAAGCAGAAGAACTAGCACAAAAACAATTAGATGCATATAACAACGGGGATATTGATGCGTTTATTGATGTTTACGCTGAAGATGTACAAGTGTTTGATTTTCCATCGAATGAGTTGAAGTTTTCAGGGCTTGCAGAAATGAGAGAACGATATGGAAAGCTTTTTAAAGAGAATCCGAACCAGCATGCTGCGTTACTTTCGCGCATGTCTAAAGGGAAAATCGTGTTTGACCATGAACACGTAACAGGTCGAGCAAATGGACAAGAAGTATATGCGATCGCGATGTATGAAGTCGAAGGCGATAAAATTAAAAACGTTTGGTTTGTGAGATAA
- a CDS encoding Dph6-related ATP pyrophosphatase, with protein sequence MSKKKIVVSFSGKDSTLALHDLLQSDEYEVDSLFVTVTSGYNRMSIHGVREELVVEQAESIGLPLRKVHIPQDCSNEQYNEIMTEAIKKIKADGINHIAYGDLFLEDIRKYREEMLKDTGVVPVFPLWGESTSEVLERFVSQGYKTIITCVDLNKLHEAFSGMVIDHDFVEKLPRDVDPCGEFGEYHSFVFDGPIFNKKIDFATGEKKVTPDVMTGKDRFCYTDLIK encoded by the coding sequence GTGTCAAAGAAAAAAATTGTCGTTTCATTTAGTGGAAAAGATTCAACATTAGCACTACATGACCTACTACAGTCCGATGAATACGAAGTAGATTCATTATTTGTGACGGTCACTAGTGGTTATAATAGAATGAGTATACATGGTGTGCGAGAGGAACTAGTAGTGGAGCAGGCGGAGTCAATCGGCTTGCCGTTAAGAAAAGTACACATCCCACAAGATTGCTCCAATGAACAATATAATGAAATCATGACTGAAGCGATTAAGAAAATTAAAGCGGATGGAATCAATCATATTGCTTATGGTGATTTATTTTTAGAAGATATTCGAAAGTATCGCGAAGAGATGTTAAAGGATACAGGGGTTGTTCCTGTTTTTCCGCTTTGGGGTGAAAGTACGTCAGAGGTATTGGAACGTTTTGTATCGCAAGGGTATAAAACAATCATTACGTGTGTTGATTTAAATAAGTTACATGAAGCGTTTTCTGGAATGGTGATTGATCACGATTTTGTTGAGAAATTACCAAGGGACGTCGACCCGTGTGGAGAGTTTGGTGAGTATCACTCATTCGTTTTTGATGGCCCGATTTTTAACAAAAAAATAGACTTTGCAACTGGTGAGAAAAAAGTAACTCCTGATGTAATGACGGGGAAAGACCGTTTTTGCTATACAGATTTAATTAAATAG
- the cax gene encoding calcium/proton exchanger, with protein sequence MNRIFFGLVLIGVPLSLIGTIMAWSPTMMFGVYSVTILALASYIGRATDSLSVIAGPRIGGLLSVTFGNAVELTISVFALASGYLNIVLASLTGAVISNLLLVAGTSFFIGGLKFKRQKFNVYNARHNTGLLMFSVVVSFVFPFIFAESISDTEILVLSTGIAIIMLVLYFAALFFHLVTHRGVYAQKGDEPAEEEEPEWPKGKSIAILAAAALAVALVSDQLVDTFESVAESFGWSEVFIGVIIVAIIGNFAENITAIYMALKNKINVSVEIALGSTLQIAMFVTPILVLLSYFFPTPMPLIFSTEALISMILSVFLSIMIINDGDTNWFEGLTLLLAYVIIAIGFYFI encoded by the coding sequence ATGAACAGAATTTTCTTTGGGCTCGTCTTGATCGGGGTCCCTCTTTCATTAATCGGTACGATCATGGCATGGTCCCCGACGATGATGTTCGGAGTATACAGTGTGACAATCCTAGCGCTTGCTTCATACATTGGAAGAGCAACCGACAGTTTGTCAGTGATTGCTGGACCTAGAATCGGTGGATTACTCAGTGTGACGTTTGGTAATGCAGTTGAGCTGACGATATCAGTTTTTGCTTTAGCTTCTGGTTACTTAAATATTGTCCTTGCTTCACTAACTGGTGCTGTTATTAGTAACTTGCTGCTCGTTGCTGGTACTTCTTTTTTTATCGGTGGATTGAAGTTCAAGCGCCAAAAGTTCAATGTTTATAATGCCCGCCATAACACAGGTCTTCTCATGTTTTCTGTTGTTGTATCATTTGTTTTTCCGTTTATTTTTGCTGAAAGCATTAGTGATACTGAAATCCTCGTATTAAGTACTGGGATTGCCATTATTATGCTCGTGCTTTATTTTGCAGCTTTATTTTTCCATCTTGTCACTCATAGAGGGGTATATGCACAAAAAGGGGATGAGCCTGCTGAAGAGGAAGAGCCGGAATGGCCGAAAGGAAAATCGATTGCCATATTAGCTGCTGCCGCATTAGCTGTAGCACTCGTTAGTGATCAGCTCGTCGATACATTTGAAAGTGTCGCAGAATCGTTTGGATGGAGTGAAGTATTTATTGGGGTCATTATCGTTGCCATTATCGGTAACTTTGCTGAAAACATAACTGCAATTTACATGGCACTGAAAAACAAAATTAATGTCTCTGTCGAAATTGCGTTAGGGTCGACCTTGCAAATTGCGATGTTTGTAACACCTATATTAGTGTTGCTCTCGTATTTCTTTCCGACTCCAATGCCACTGATTTTCTCAACAGAAGCATTAATTTCAATGATCTTGAGTGTATTCTTATCAATTATGATCATCAACGACGGTGATACAAACTGGTTTGAAGGCTTAACCTTATTACTCGCCTATGTCATCATCGCAATCGGCTTTTACTTTATTTAA
- a CDS encoding GNAT family N-acetyltransferase, translated as MTWEIKSFEELTNLEWHEIIKERMAVFVVEQDCAYMEIDGHDPASYHLFLKEGDEVVAYARLMPSGTIYQEASIGRIIVKADQRGKGYAKEIMERGMKFLLNELGESEIKLQAEYYIKDLYASYEFEITSDIFLDEGIEHVYMLYRVPDKKKAEMK; from the coding sequence ATGACGTGGGAAATTAAATCATTTGAAGAATTAACGAATCTAGAATGGCACGAAATTATAAAAGAAAGAATGGCGGTTTTTGTAGTTGAACAAGACTGTGCATATATGGAAATCGATGGACATGATCCAGCTTCATATCACTTATTTTTAAAAGAGGGAGATGAAGTTGTTGCATATGCTAGGCTCATGCCAAGCGGAACGATTTATCAAGAGGCATCAATTGGCAGGATTATCGTTAAAGCAGATCAGCGGGGCAAAGGATATGCTAAAGAAATTATGGAGCGCGGTATGAAGTTCTTGTTGAATGAATTGGGAGAGTCTGAAATAAAACTCCAGGCCGAGTATTACATAAAAGATTTATATGCTTCATATGAATTCGAAATCACCTCAGACATCTTCCTTGATGAAGGGATCGAACATGTATATATGCTGTATAGAGTCCCTGATAAAAAGAAAGCAGAAATGAAATAG
- a CDS encoding GNAT family N-acetyltransferase: MECEELTIKVVKDIGISLRKGEQRWIRPKNTQINNANMKGRSHMAWNIKKFDDLTAAELYEILKERVNIFVVEQECPYPEIDGNDQVAYHIFNEQDGEVTAYARILPKGTTYPEAAIGRVIVKKEYRGKGLGNELMQQTMDLLVNELHETAIKLSAQDYIKHYYAAFGFKQVSDVYLEDGIPHVDMLYKNES; the protein is encoded by the coding sequence ATGGAGTGCGAAGAGTTAACGATTAAAGTCGTAAAAGATATAGGAATCTCTCTTCGTAAAGGTGAACAAAGGTGGATACGGCCAAAAAATACACAAATAAATAACGCTAACATGAAGGGACGATCACACATGGCTTGGAACATAAAGAAATTCGATGACTTAACAGCTGCAGAACTGTATGAAATTTTAAAAGAACGCGTCAATATTTTCGTTGTTGAACAAGAATGCCCATACCCTGAAATCGACGGCAATGACCAAGTAGCATATCATATTTTTAATGAACAAGATGGTGAAGTAACTGCATATGCCCGGATTCTGCCAAAGGGGACAACGTATCCTGAAGCTGCGATCGGACGTGTCATTGTAAAAAAGGAGTACCGTGGAAAAGGTCTTGGAAACGAATTGATGCAGCAAACGATGGACTTACTTGTCAACGAATTGCATGAAACGGCAATCAAACTTTCAGCACAAGATTACATTAAGCATTACTACGCAGCATTTGGCTTCAAACAAGTATCAGACGTTTATTTAGAAGACGGCATCCCACACGTAGACATGCTTTACAAAAACGAATCTTAA
- a CDS encoding glycerophosphodiester phosphodiesterase has translation MNRQTKIFAHRGSSSTHPENTMEAFQAALQYGADGIELDVQLTKDGVPVVIHDEKVDRTTNGNGWVKDLTYNELKQLDAGSWFDPSFSHTKIPRLEDVLNWLVQTPLLLNIELKNGFIRYPEIEKKVLDLVHRYNMQNRVIFSSFNHYSLVDLRKQNRHIEIAILFMEGLYEPWNYAKTVGANALHCYYPVAVPELIAGSSQAGMPVRPFTINDEGLIATFIQRGCNAIMTDFPEKAVHIRKKIQS, from the coding sequence ATGAATAGACAGACAAAGATCTTCGCTCATCGTGGCTCTTCTAGTACACACCCTGAAAATACAATGGAAGCTTTTCAAGCTGCCCTTCAATACGGCGCTGATGGCATTGAACTCGATGTTCAACTGACTAAAGACGGTGTTCCTGTTGTTATTCATGATGAAAAGGTAGACCGAACGACGAACGGGAATGGCTGGGTGAAAGATTTAACCTACAATGAACTAAAACAGTTGGATGCGGGGAGCTGGTTCGACCCTAGTTTTTCACATACAAAAATCCCTCGTTTAGAAGACGTACTTAACTGGCTTGTACAAACGCCACTACTTTTGAACATTGAACTCAAAAACGGATTCATTCGTTATCCTGAAATCGAAAAAAAGGTTCTAGATTTGGTTCATCGATACAACATGCAAAATCGAGTGATTTTTTCTTCATTTAACCATTACAGCTTAGTGGATCTTCGCAAACAAAATCGACATATCGAAATCGCTATACTTTTTATGGAAGGTCTTTATGAACCTTGGAATTATGCGAAAACAGTTGGTGCAAATGCCCTACATTGTTATTACCCTGTTGCCGTTCCTGAGTTGATTGCAGGATCTTCCCAAGCCGGTATGCCTGTTAGACCTTTTACTATCAATGATGAGGGCCTAATAGCTACTTTTATTCAAAGAGGCTGTAATGCGATTATGACTGACTTTCCAGAAAAAGCCGTTCATATTCGAAAAAAAATACAAAGCTAA
- a CDS encoding GNAT family N-acetyltransferase has translation MEVRLMEAIDAEAYRALRLEALRTNPESFASGYEEEKENSVAFYKKRLQSDSSFTYGAFYHERLVGVVTLVRDTKQKMNHRANIVAMYVTPEVRGKGIGRKVMKAAIEKAKELNGLRQIYLTVVTDNTPAKKLYESIGFVTYGVDKEALHVGGTYLDEDWMVLFL, from the coding sequence ATGGAAGTACGATTGATGGAAGCGATTGATGCTGAAGCATACCGAGCTCTTAGACTCGAAGCCTTACGAACAAATCCCGAGTCATTTGCATCTGGTTATGAAGAAGAAAAAGAGAATTCCGTTGCCTTTTATAAAAAACGGCTTCAATCAGACAGTTCATTTACCTATGGAGCATTTTATCACGAGAGGTTAGTTGGTGTTGTTACCCTTGTGAGGGATACAAAACAAAAAATGAATCATCGCGCAAACATTGTTGCTATGTACGTAACTCCTGAAGTTAGGGGGAAAGGTATTGGGAGAAAGGTCATGAAAGCAGCTATTGAAAAAGCTAAAGAGTTAAACGGTCTCAGACAAATCTATTTAACGGTTGTTACTGATAATACTCCTGCGAAAAAACTATATGAATCTATTGGTTTTGTAACTTACGGAGTAGATAAAGAGGCTCTTCATGTTGGCGGTACATATCTTGATGAAGATTGGATGGTATTATTTTTATAA
- a CDS encoding peptidoglycan DD-metalloendopeptidase family protein translates to MKKNKQKSWTIILTDGPQSPVRKFNLSKKLFYSSILIVFFLIITIGGLTYTLNKLNMEQSQLYAKIDQQQVEITEVKNENIALHEEASAVQETIEEFKSFEARLSEMDLEMPSDLDDRDGSGGIELPEGLDVGDEYNDDVFKGLLEMRDNLPELLDSFEDTLATLMEYEEELRTVPTLFPAEEGRISSHYGNREDPITQWKRFHSGTDIAAPLETRIYAAADGTVIHAGRHGGYGKTVIIDHGSTYETLYAHLNSIEVSVGDTVKKGDDIAGMGTTGRSTGVHLHYEIKRNGEHIDPYIYMTFHQR, encoded by the coding sequence ATGAAAAAAAATAAGCAAAAATCATGGACGATCATACTCACAGACGGTCCGCAATCACCAGTGAGAAAATTTAACCTTTCAAAAAAACTCTTTTATAGCAGTATTTTAATAGTGTTTTTTCTCATAATTACGATTGGTGGACTTACATATACGCTAAATAAACTAAATATGGAACAATCTCAGCTCTATGCTAAGATTGATCAGCAGCAGGTTGAAATAACAGAAGTGAAAAATGAAAATATCGCATTACATGAAGAAGCTTCGGCTGTTCAGGAAACGATCGAAGAGTTTAAAAGTTTTGAAGCACGATTAAGTGAAATGGATTTGGAAATGCCTTCAGATCTTGATGATCGAGATGGAAGTGGGGGAATTGAACTTCCAGAAGGTTTAGACGTCGGTGACGAGTACAATGACGATGTTTTTAAGGGGTTACTTGAAATGAGGGACAATCTTCCAGAGCTTCTTGATAGTTTTGAGGATACATTAGCTACACTCATGGAATATGAAGAAGAACTTCGTACCGTACCGACACTTTTTCCGGCAGAAGAAGGCAGGATCTCTTCACATTATGGGAATCGTGAAGATCCGATCACTCAATGGAAAAGGTTTCATTCCGGAACAGACATTGCAGCACCGTTAGAAACCCGCATTTATGCTGCGGCAGATGGTACTGTCATTCATGCAGGACGTCACGGTGGATATGGAAAGACGGTCATTATTGATCACGGCAGTACGTATGAAACCCTCTATGCTCATTTAAATTCGATTGAAGTCTCTGTCGGAGATACAGTGAAAAAAGGCGATGATATTGCTGGCATGGGAACGACTGGCCGCAGTACAGGAGTACACCTTCACTATGAAATTAAACGAAATGGTGAGCATATTGATCCGTATATATATATGACCTTCCATCAGAGATAG
- a CDS encoding bactofilin family protein, translating into MFSNKKDEKKLDEVSTVIGEETTFTGTLEVNSSIRIDGKVYGDVKCNGDVTVGQEGYIEKQLTARNLFLAGKIQGDVKIEGKIHIYDSGSLDGKAEMNTIVIDENGHFNGECVMTGSQDVAGKKENSSKKEKVKEVKEQA; encoded by the coding sequence ATGTTTTCAAATAAAAAAGATGAAAAGAAATTGGATGAAGTTTCCACAGTGATCGGAGAGGAAACAACTTTTACCGGCACCCTTGAAGTAAACTCAAGTATTCGAATTGACGGAAAAGTTTACGGTGATGTGAAATGTAACGGTGATGTAACTGTCGGTCAGGAAGGGTATATCGAAAAACAATTAACAGCTCGAAACTTATTTTTAGCGGGTAAAATTCAAGGTGACGTAAAAATTGAAGGGAAAATTCATATTTACGATTCTGGATCATTAGATGGAAAAGCTGAAATGAACACAATCGTCATTGACGAAAATGGTCACTTTAATGGAGAGTGCGTGATGACTGGCTCTCAGGATGTGGCTGGGAAAAAAGAAAACAGTTCAAAGAAAGAAAAAGTGAAGGAAGTCAAAGAGCAAGCATAA
- a CDS encoding YitT family protein produces the protein MDRVMKLFIIFVGSIILGIAFNVFLLPHEVLTGGVTGLAMVLGLLSPINTGIWIIILNIPILIMGWMKLGKEFIGNSIYSVLVTAISMQYIPVVEITQDALLSAVFGGVLTGVGVGLIVKYYGSTGGFDVVGLLITQKRDLPLGFIIFVLNSGVVFISGFIFGWELALYTMASIYITGIVIDRIHTRHIKVSLMVVTDRGEELQTELLSKLVRGITVIEGKGAYSKAPREVLYTVISRYELAMVFGLIKEVDPNAFVSVSETLEVMGNFRKD, from the coding sequence ATGGATCGTGTAATGAAACTGTTCATCATTTTTGTCGGATCAATTATATTAGGGATTGCTTTTAATGTGTTTCTTTTACCGCATGAAGTCCTTACAGGTGGAGTCACAGGTCTTGCGATGGTACTCGGTCTTTTATCGCCGATTAATACCGGGATCTGGATCATTATCTTAAATATACCAATTCTTATCATGGGTTGGATGAAGCTAGGGAAGGAGTTTATTGGAAACAGCATTTACTCTGTATTAGTGACGGCGATTTCGATGCAATACATCCCTGTCGTAGAAATTACGCAAGATGCTCTTCTTTCTGCCGTTTTTGGTGGGGTTCTGACTGGGGTCGGAGTCGGCTTAATTGTAAAGTATTATGGATCCACTGGAGGATTTGACGTAGTTGGACTCTTAATTACACAAAAACGAGATTTACCGCTTGGCTTCATTATTTTTGTGTTAAACAGTGGGGTCGTGTTTATTTCCGGATTTATTTTCGGATGGGAGCTTGCGTTATATACGATGGCATCGATTTACATAACCGGAATCGTTATTGACCGAATTCATACACGACATATAAAAGTAAGTTTAATGGTTGTTACCGATCGCGGTGAAGAACTCCAAACAGAACTATTAAGTAAACTCGTTCGTGGAATTACGGTAATCGAAGGGAAAGGCGCTTATTCCAAAGCACCTCGTGAAGTGTTATACACTGTGATATCACGATATGAGCTAGCAATGGTATTTGGGTTAATTAAGGAAGTAGACCCTAACGCCTTTGTTAGCGTCAGTGAAACGCTTGAAGTGATGGGCAACTTCCGTAAAGACTAA
- a CDS encoding ferritin-like domain-containing protein, whose translation MEANIRVRRSIFIFTCFMMALFSATNTYFAEQQLPKNYGAKGALLAQEVTVEEALVYALQDEYLAQARYDAVIDKFGEVRPFMKIKESEKHHIHSLLPLFKMFKTKVPEDDAKKYVTAPETLKEAYQDGVEAEIENIDMYERFLEIKDLPEEARAVFQKLSDASRKHLEALNKGLSRV comes from the coding sequence ATGGAAGCCAATATTCGAGTTAGACGGAGTATATTTATCTTCACATGTTTCATGATGGCATTATTTTCAGCGACAAATACATATTTTGCTGAACAACAGCTACCAAAAAATTATGGGGCAAAGGGAGCTTTGCTTGCTCAAGAAGTGACTGTAGAAGAGGCACTCGTTTATGCACTTCAAGATGAATATTTAGCTCAAGCAAGATACGATGCCGTGATTGACAAGTTTGGCGAGGTTAGGCCATTTATGAAAATTAAAGAGTCAGAGAAGCACCACATTCATTCACTACTACCGTTATTCAAAATGTTTAAGACCAAAGTGCCAGAAGATGATGCAAAAAAATACGTCACCGCACCAGAAACATTAAAAGAAGCTTATCAAGACGGAGTCGAAGCAGAAATTGAAAATATTGATATGTATGAAAGGTTTTTAGAAATCAAAGACCTTCCAGAAGAAGCCCGAGCTGTTTTTCAAAAGTTGAGTGATGCGTCACGAAAACATCTTGAGGCTTTAAACAAAGGCCTAAGCCGTGTATAA